One Microbacterium keratanolyticum DNA window includes the following coding sequences:
- a CDS encoding benzoate/H(+) symporter BenE family transporter, which translates to MTNSSAKTRAPLSRPIIAGVVTALVGFTSSFAVVLTGLAAVGATPGQAASGLLALSLTMGIACIVLATRYRMPITVAWSTPGAALLAATGLVEGGWPAAVGAFLVVAALILLTALVPQIGALIASIPASIAQAMLAGVLLPLCLAPVTGLALNPWGVAPVAITWLIFARLAPRWAVPFAFVAATVVVIIGVVTSGKTVDPALLIPQLEWTAPTFTLGAVIGIALPLFVVTMASQNVPGIAIMRSYGYEVPWRPAMLVTGLGTAAGAAAGGHAINLAAISAALAAAPEADPDPRRRWVAGLSTGISYVLLGGCAAASAALVLLAPPAVIPAVAGIALFAAFGSSVQQAIDDPGERIPAVVTLLVAASGVAVLGISAAFWAIVAGLLVRGVLHLGRR; encoded by the coding sequence ATGACGAACTCCTCTGCGAAGACGCGAGCACCGCTGTCGCGCCCCATCATCGCGGGGGTGGTGACCGCCCTCGTGGGTTTCACCAGCTCGTTCGCGGTCGTGCTCACGGGACTCGCCGCCGTCGGGGCCACCCCGGGCCAGGCCGCCAGCGGCCTGCTCGCGCTGAGTCTCACGATGGGCATCGCCTGCATCGTGCTCGCTACGCGCTACCGGATGCCGATCACGGTCGCCTGGTCGACGCCGGGAGCCGCGCTCCTCGCCGCCACGGGACTCGTCGAGGGCGGATGGCCCGCCGCCGTCGGCGCATTCCTCGTCGTGGCGGCGCTCATTCTGCTCACCGCGCTCGTGCCGCAGATCGGCGCGCTGATCGCGTCCATCCCGGCGTCCATCGCCCAGGCCATGCTCGCCGGGGTGCTGCTGCCGCTGTGTCTCGCGCCGGTCACTGGGCTCGCCCTGAATCCGTGGGGCGTCGCACCGGTCGCGATCACCTGGCTGATCTTCGCGCGCCTCGCGCCCCGCTGGGCGGTGCCGTTCGCGTTCGTCGCCGCGACCGTGGTCGTCATCATCGGCGTCGTCACCTCCGGCAAGACGGTCGATCCTGCGCTCCTCATCCCGCAGCTCGAGTGGACGGCACCCACCTTCACGCTGGGCGCGGTCATCGGCATCGCCCTGCCGTTGTTCGTCGTGACGATGGCGTCGCAGAACGTGCCGGGCATCGCGATCATGCGTAGCTACGGGTACGAGGTGCCGTGGCGTCCGGCGATGCTCGTGACGGGACTCGGCACTGCCGCGGGCGCCGCCGCCGGAGGTCACGCGATCAACCTCGCGGCGATCAGCGCAGCGCTGGCCGCAGCCCCCGAGGCGGATCCCGACCCGAGGCGGCGGTGGGTCGCCGGGCTCTCCACGGGGATCTCCTACGTTCTGCTCGGCGGATGCGCGGCCGCCTCCGCCGCACTCGTCCTGCTCGCGCCGCCCGCCGTCATCCCGGCGGTCGCCGGCATCGCCCTGTTCGCCGCGTTCGGCTCATCCGTGCAGCAGGCGATCGACGACCCCGGCGAGCGCATCCCCGCTGTGGTGACGTTGCTGGTGGCGGCATCCGGCGTCGCGGTCCTCGGTATCAGCGCGGCGTTCTGGGCGATCGTGGCCGGGCTGCTCGTGCGGGGCGTCCTGCATCTCGGGCGGCGCTGA
- a CDS encoding NADPH-dependent FMN reductase: MPVTRTIGYIVGSISSTSINRSLATALEKLAPEGTTLVEIPIKDLGFYSPDQDADYPQVARDFKQAIADVDGVLIITPEYSRSIPGVLKNALDWSARPWGQGSFNEKPVAVIGGSIGGVGTAAAQQHLRAILGHYNALTMGQPEGFIHITPGLITEDGDVTNAGTAEFLTAWLEAFNLHISRSHAALQLV; the protein is encoded by the coding sequence ATCCCTGTGACTCGCACCATCGGCTACATCGTCGGCAGCATCTCCAGCACCTCCATCAACCGCAGCCTCGCCACCGCGCTGGAGAAGCTCGCACCGGAGGGCACGACGCTCGTCGAGATCCCGATCAAGGACCTCGGCTTCTACTCGCCCGACCAGGACGCCGACTACCCGCAGGTCGCCCGCGACTTCAAGCAGGCCATCGCCGACGTCGATGGCGTCCTCATCATCACCCCCGAGTACAGCCGCTCGATCCCCGGTGTCCTGAAGAACGCTCTCGACTGGTCGGCCCGCCCCTGGGGCCAGGGCTCGTTCAACGAGAAGCCCGTCGCCGTGATCGGCGGCTCGATCGGCGGCGTCGGCACGGCGGCTGCGCAGCAGCACCTCCGCGCGATCCTCGGTCACTACAACGCGCTGACGATGGGTCAGCCCGAGGGCTTCATCCACATCACCCCCGGCCTCATCACCGAGGACGGCGACGTGACCAACGCGGGCACCGCAGAGTTCCTCACGGCATGGCTGGAGGCCTTCAACCTGCACATCTCGCGCTCGCACGCGGCGCTGCAGCTGGTCTGA
- a CDS encoding multidrug transporter, which translates to MSDHTTPPEDDEMTRAEKRRDQLTTAPNATEEDAAPRITVSRHDGNTRIDIAPDAEVRPGPGPGAPGADADTVTP; encoded by the coding sequence ATGTCTGATCACACCACCCCACCCGAAGATGACGAGATGACCCGAGCTGAGAAGCGCCGCGATCAGCTCACCACGGCGCCGAATGCCACCGAGGAGGATGCTGCCCCGCGGATCACGGTCAGCAGGCATGACGGCAACACCCGCATCGACATCGCACCCGACGCCGAGGTGCGTCCCGGCCCTGGCCCCGGTGCGCCGGGTGCCGATGCGGACACCGTCACCCCGTGA
- a CDS encoding response regulator gives MTLRVLLVDDHAMLRAGFRTIIDSQPDMTVIGEAATGAEAVSAASALQPDVITMDVQMPDMDGIEATRRIVADANVTAAIAIVTTFDHDDYLFSALDAGASGFLLKNATPEELVTAVRALGAGDGILAPEVTRRVLQRFTAPVGTPMAGAVRAASGSPSSVLAEPLTEREAEVLRLMAEARSNAEIAAALFIGEATVKTHVSRVLQKLGARDRVQAIVLALRHGIA, from the coding sequence ATGACGCTCCGCGTTCTGCTCGTCGACGATCACGCGATGCTGCGCGCCGGGTTCCGCACGATCATCGATTCCCAGCCCGACATGACGGTGATCGGCGAGGCCGCGACCGGCGCGGAGGCGGTGTCTGCCGCATCCGCTCTGCAGCCGGACGTCATCACGATGGACGTGCAGATGCCCGACATGGACGGCATCGAGGCGACCCGCCGCATCGTCGCGGATGCGAACGTCACCGCGGCGATCGCGATCGTCACGACCTTCGATCACGATGACTACCTGTTCTCCGCACTCGACGCCGGCGCCAGCGGATTCCTCCTGAAGAACGCGACACCGGAGGAGCTCGTCACGGCCGTGCGCGCACTCGGCGCTGGCGACGGGATCCTCGCCCCCGAGGTCACCCGACGCGTACTGCAGCGCTTCACCGCACCGGTGGGAACGCCGATGGCGGGTGCGGTGCGTGCCGCATCCGGCTCCCCCTCTTCGGTGCTCGCAGAGCCCCTGACCGAGCGGGAAGCCGAGGTCCTGCGGCTCATGGCGGAGGCACGGAGCAACGCCGAGATCGCGGCCGCTCTCTTCATCGGCGAGGCGACGGTGAAGACGCATGTGTCCCGCGTGCTGCAGAAGCTCGGAGCCCGTGACCGCGTGCAGGCCATCGTGCTCGCCCTGCGACACGGGATCGCCTGA
- a CDS encoding sensor histidine kinase, producing MSLSSAPLVPRIPTPRDHRLDGILAGVVFVGAMLSAGLSSIAEVYGDEQGPLWAAPIYALAISAPLAVRRRWPAVVAVVVAVAYFAAVTLRIPEIYVGNIAMFIGLYTAGAWMNDRMRAMIVRIAIIVGMFIWLIVTMFRDALTNADEMDIAAGLFSPYIAFMLINVLTNVLYFGGAYYFGERSWASAQQRAVLEQRTADLERERELTAAQAVALDRVRIARELHDVVAHHVSVMGVQAGAARMVLDQDPEETRRILRGVEDSARTAIGELRHLLETLRTPDSETDEAGSTVSLDDIPDLIAASEQAGLPTSYTVVGDPTPIPSLTAVNLYRIAQESLTNARRHAGPHATADVRVRFGGDDVELEIVSTGRRVTVLRPGLGLVGMRERALASGGTIELTPREHGGFRVRATVPLRDGTAANALTPASDPTGSAS from the coding sequence ATGTCCCTATCGTCTGCGCCTCTCGTGCCGCGCATCCCGACCCCGCGGGATCATCGCCTGGACGGCATTCTCGCGGGCGTGGTGTTCGTCGGCGCGATGCTCAGTGCCGGGCTCAGCTCCATCGCGGAGGTGTACGGCGATGAGCAGGGGCCGCTGTGGGCGGCTCCGATCTATGCGCTCGCGATCTCGGCGCCGCTCGCCGTGCGCCGCCGGTGGCCGGCGGTTGTCGCCGTCGTCGTCGCCGTCGCGTACTTCGCCGCGGTCACGCTGCGCATTCCCGAGATCTATGTGGGCAACATCGCCATGTTCATCGGCCTGTACACGGCGGGCGCCTGGATGAACGACCGGATGCGCGCGATGATCGTGCGCATCGCCATCATCGTGGGGATGTTCATCTGGCTCATCGTCACGATGTTCCGTGACGCGCTCACCAACGCGGATGAGATGGACATCGCCGCGGGGCTGTTCTCCCCCTACATCGCTTTCATGCTGATCAATGTCCTGACGAACGTGCTGTACTTCGGCGGCGCCTATTACTTCGGCGAGCGCAGTTGGGCGTCCGCGCAGCAGCGCGCTGTTCTGGAGCAGCGCACCGCCGATCTGGAGCGCGAGCGCGAGCTGACGGCAGCACAGGCGGTCGCTCTCGACCGGGTGCGCATTGCACGCGAGCTGCACGATGTGGTCGCGCATCACGTCTCGGTGATGGGTGTGCAGGCAGGTGCTGCGCGAATGGTGCTGGATCAGGACCCCGAAGAGACGAGGCGCATTCTCCGGGGCGTGGAGGATTCGGCACGGACCGCGATCGGTGAGCTGCGGCATCTGCTCGAGACCTTGCGCACTCCGGACTCGGAGACTGACGAGGCAGGCTCGACGGTGAGCCTGGATGACATCCCGGATCTGATCGCTGCTTCCGAGCAGGCGGGGCTCCCGACGAGCTACACCGTCGTCGGTGATCCCACGCCGATCCCTTCCCTCACCGCGGTGAACCTCTACCGCATCGCGCAGGAGTCGCTGACGAATGCGCGGCGCCACGCCGGGCCCCATGCGACTGCGGATGTGAGGGTGCGCTTCGGCGGAGACGATGTCGAGCTGGAGATCGTGAGCACGGGACGGCGGGTGACGGTGCTGCGCCCCGGCCTGGGACTCGTCGGCATGCGTGAGCGCGCCCTGGCATCTGGAGGCACGATCGAGCTGACGCCGCGCGAGCACGGTGGCTTCCGCGTGCGGGCGACGGTTCCACTGCGCGATGGCACGGCGGCGAACGCCCTGACCCCGGCCTCTGACCCGACGGGATCCGCCTCATGA
- a CDS encoding VOC family protein, with protein MTKVFVNLPTADLERSKAFYVALGCEINPLFTDENAASVVWSDDVYFMMLTRDFFTTFTDKRLVEPKDDVQVLVALSRDSRDDVDAIVAAGLAAGGTEPRPATDYGFMYSRDLEDPDGNVLEFVYMSEEAAEQGPEAYLNDQEGLGAA; from the coding sequence ATGACCAAGGTCTTCGTCAATCTGCCCACCGCCGATCTCGAACGCTCCAAGGCGTTCTACGTCGCTCTCGGATGCGAGATCAACCCGCTCTTCACCGATGAGAACGCCGCGAGCGTCGTGTGGAGCGACGATGTCTACTTCATGATGCTGACGCGCGACTTCTTCACGACGTTCACCGACAAGCGGCTCGTCGAACCCAAGGACGACGTGCAGGTGCTTGTCGCCCTCTCCCGCGATTCTCGCGATGACGTCGACGCGATCGTGGCCGCAGGGCTCGCCGCCGGCGGCACCGAACCGCGCCCGGCCACCGACTACGGCTTCATGTACTCACGCGATCTGGAAGACCCTGACGGCAACGTGCTCGAGTTCGTCTACATGAGCGAAGAGGCCGCCGAGCAGGGGCCCGAGGCGTACCTGAACGACCAGGAAGGGCTCGGCGCAGCCTGA
- a CDS encoding dihydrofolate reductase family protein has product MSAAGRVVIDLFTTLDGVAQAPGGPEEDPSDGFPFGGWQAPLIDEAVGAGVDEAMRDMDGLLLGRRTYDIFAGYWPHHTTGPEGAIGQLFNRIPKYVATRDSGYPLEWEGSSRIGDNLAAEIAELRTRHRQVNVIGSVDFVQTLLAERLYDELRMWVYPIVLGTGKKVFPTGAAPANLRLTTAPVVSDRGAVLLRYAPEPGTPQTGTMGE; this is encoded by the coding sequence ATGAGTGCGGCAGGACGCGTCGTCATCGATCTGTTCACGACCCTCGACGGCGTCGCGCAGGCGCCGGGAGGTCCGGAGGAAGACCCGTCCGACGGCTTTCCCTTCGGTGGATGGCAGGCTCCGCTGATCGACGAGGCGGTCGGCGCCGGCGTCGACGAGGCCATGCGCGACATGGACGGGCTGCTGCTCGGCCGACGCACGTACGACATCTTCGCCGGATACTGGCCCCACCACACGACCGGGCCGGAAGGGGCGATCGGGCAGCTCTTCAACCGGATCCCGAAGTACGTCGCCACCCGCGACTCGGGGTACCCACTGGAGTGGGAGGGGTCGAGCCGCATCGGGGACAACCTCGCGGCGGAGATCGCAGAGCTGCGCACCCGTCACCGCCAGGTGAACGTCATCGGCAGCGTCGACTTCGTGCAGACTCTGCTAGCCGAACGGCTCTACGACGAACTGCGCATGTGGGTGTACCCGATCGTGCTCGGCACGGGCAAGAAGGTGTTCCCCACGGGGGCCGCTCCCGCGAATCTGCGCCTCACCACGGCGCCGGTGGTCTCGGATCGCGGCGCGGTGCTGCTGCGATACGCCCCCGAACCGGGGACCCCGCAGACCGGGACGATGGGGGAGTAG
- a CDS encoding HAD family hydrolase encodes MSTPHLPEATAPRIRLIATDLDGTLLTSDAQVSTRTRAALDAARAAGIHVVPVTARQPIGLRAVAAGAGFDAWALCSNGSFGIHLTTNEMLFADELDSETLRTVAEALSASIPGLLFASVRDGGEGFVAQHGYAAIADLNDHKRDPQTMGGVPLDQVLDAPTLKLVVRHPELAPPLIYDALQALGLTGFAATLSGAPFVEVMAEGVSKATGLAQLCAHLGIAQHEVLAFGDALNDVEMLRWAGHGVAVANAEAAAKDAADEITASNDDDGVAQVIERMLRLT; translated from the coding sequence GTGAGCACGCCGCATCTTCCGGAGGCGACGGCACCGCGCATCCGCCTGATCGCCACCGACCTCGACGGCACGCTGCTGACCTCCGACGCGCAGGTCTCGACGCGCACTCGCGCCGCGCTCGACGCAGCCCGCGCCGCCGGAATCCATGTCGTGCCCGTGACCGCGCGTCAGCCGATCGGGTTGCGGGCGGTCGCCGCCGGCGCAGGGTTCGACGCGTGGGCGCTGTGCAGCAACGGCTCCTTCGGCATCCACCTCACGACCAACGAGATGCTCTTCGCCGACGAACTCGATTCGGAGACGCTGCGTACGGTCGCCGAGGCGCTGAGCGCGAGCATCCCCGGCCTGCTGTTCGCCAGCGTGCGCGACGGCGGCGAAGGCTTCGTCGCCCAGCACGGCTATGCCGCGATCGCCGACCTCAACGACCACAAACGCGATCCGCAGACGATGGGCGGCGTGCCGCTCGATCAGGTGCTGGATGCGCCGACCCTCAAGCTCGTCGTGCGACATCCTGAACTCGCACCGCCGCTGATCTACGACGCCCTGCAGGCCCTCGGCCTCACCGGCTTCGCGGCGACGCTCTCCGGCGCCCCGTTCGTCGAAGTCATGGCCGAGGGTGTCAGCAAGGCCACGGGCCTCGCGCAGCTCTGCGCCCACCTCGGCATCGCGCAGCACGAGGTGCTCGCCTTCGGCGACGCCCTGAACGACGTCGAGATGCTGCGCTGGGCAGGGCACGGCGTCGCGGTCGCGAACGCCGAGGCAGCCGCGAAAGATGCGGCCGACGAGATCACCGCATCGAACGACGACGACGGGGTCGCTCAGGTCATCGAGCGGATGCTGCGCCTTACCTGA
- a CDS encoding exodeoxyribonuclease III: MRLATWNVNSIRTRVRRTVEFAVRENIDVLAMQEIKCKPEQFPYAPFEEAGYHVEVHGLNQWNGVAIASREPMTDIETAFAGMPGFAKGHEGPDAPLEARALGATINGVRVWSLYVPNGRSLDDPHYQYKLHWLEALRTATQAQLAADPDLPLALVGDFNIIPFDDDNGDPAIVKGRSTHVSEPERAAFFAFEGAGLTDVVRPLLPTGYTYWDYQQLKFPRNEGIRIDFVLGSRALADAVTGASIHRDERKGEQPSDHVPVVVDLDLRGDEDDDDMPMIFA; encoded by the coding sequence ATGCGCTTGGCCACCTGGAACGTCAACTCCATCCGCACCCGTGTACGTCGCACGGTCGAGTTCGCGGTTCGCGAGAACATCGATGTGCTCGCGATGCAAGAGATCAAGTGCAAGCCCGAGCAGTTTCCGTACGCGCCCTTCGAAGAGGCGGGCTACCACGTCGAGGTGCACGGGCTGAACCAGTGGAACGGCGTCGCGATCGCCAGCCGCGAGCCCATGACCGACATCGAGACGGCGTTCGCAGGAATGCCGGGCTTCGCAAAAGGCCATGAGGGTCCGGATGCGCCGCTCGAGGCCCGCGCGCTGGGTGCCACGATCAACGGCGTGCGCGTCTGGAGTCTGTACGTGCCGAACGGCCGCTCGCTCGACGACCCGCACTACCAGTACAAGCTGCACTGGCTGGAGGCGCTGCGCACGGCCACGCAGGCGCAGCTCGCGGCCGACCCCGACCTCCCGCTGGCGCTCGTCGGCGACTTCAACATCATCCCGTTCGATGACGACAACGGCGATCCGGCCATCGTGAAGGGTCGCTCGACGCACGTCTCCGAGCCCGAGCGGGCCGCGTTCTTCGCGTTCGAGGGCGCGGGCCTCACCGATGTCGTGCGTCCGCTGCTTCCCACCGGCTACACGTACTGGGACTATCAGCAGCTCAAGTTCCCCCGCAACGAGGGCATCCGCATCGACTTCGTGCTCGGCTCCCGTGCGCTTGCCGACGCCGTGACGGGCGCATCGATCCACCGCGATGAGCGCAAGGGCGAGCAGCCCAGCGACCACGTGCCCGTCGTCGTCGATCTCGATCTGCGAGGCGACGAAGACGACGATGACATGCCGATGATCTTCGCGTGA
- a CDS encoding YbhB/YbcL family Raf kinase inhibitor-like protein, with protein sequence MFSFDPYAELAALRPTAPLPLTSPDFTDGGPLPLSAWAEGRGGADRSPALTWGEPPVGTRSFAISCFDPDAPTGSGYWHWAVYNLPADIRSLAAGVGSGEQGALPLGALTLPNEARTERYIGAAPPAGTGVHRYFFVVDALDIDHLEIPAGSTPAILGFNRHFHTLARGVLIGTADPTEH encoded by the coding sequence ATGTTCTCGTTCGACCCCTATGCCGAGCTCGCCGCACTGCGTCCGACGGCCCCACTGCCGCTCACGAGCCCCGATTTCACGGATGGCGGGCCGCTGCCGCTGTCGGCATGGGCCGAAGGCCGCGGCGGCGCGGATCGCTCCCCCGCACTGACCTGGGGCGAGCCGCCCGTCGGCACGCGCAGCTTCGCCATTTCGTGCTTCGACCCGGATGCTCCGACCGGATCCGGCTACTGGCATTGGGCCGTCTACAACCTCCCCGCGGATATCCGCAGTCTGGCCGCCGGCGTCGGCTCCGGCGAGCAAGGCGCGCTGCCGCTCGGCGCGCTCACACTTCCCAACGAGGCGCGCACCGAGCGCTACATCGGCGCCGCCCCGCCCGCGGGAACGGGCGTGCACCGCTACTTCTTCGTGGTGGACGCGCTCGACATCGACCATCTGGAGATCCCGGCGGGATCGACACCGGCGATCCTCGGCTTCAACCGGCACTTCCACACACTCGCCCGCGGCGTACTGATCGGCACCGCGGACCCGACGGAGCACTGA
- a CDS encoding MFS transporter, giving the protein MLDTRLRTGLFAAFASLGVTAAFIPAMLPAAERAIGGGLSAAVPALFGGLLIGVLLSGPLLVRFPPRVTLILGSVLQALAIASAPWAGTAVVFLVAAAIAGLGFGLVEAAGAVSAKSVSTGSATGILSALLGTVAVCAAVTPLLVALGASMLPVLSLLALVPLATVALLARRSEPAHSAAATTDDTPARRDLRALIVLIPFAVALPLYVGVETVLSGWSATIPERALALDPALAALGTSVFWGLMAVGRFTAAGLRRLDVSPVVILASSTAGAAVLLATAGLLIETAPVFALLALAVVIVLFAPSYGLIVGVALDRLDPANSAAATGALVACGAVGGTFVPSLVLLVGDSPASSATFLLSAALCAAVPVLVLVGARTRRATSDRSSPPHVVA; this is encoded by the coding sequence ATGCTCGACACACGGCTGCGAACGGGACTGTTCGCTGCGTTCGCGAGCCTGGGAGTCACCGCCGCGTTCATCCCCGCGATGCTTCCTGCCGCAGAGCGTGCGATAGGCGGTGGCCTAAGTGCCGCCGTGCCCGCACTCTTCGGCGGCCTGCTGATCGGCGTGCTGCTCTCCGGGCCGCTGCTCGTACGGTTCCCCCCGCGCGTGACGCTGATCCTGGGCAGCGTGCTGCAGGCGCTGGCGATCGCGTCCGCACCCTGGGCGGGCACCGCGGTGGTCTTCCTCGTCGCAGCGGCGATCGCGGGGCTCGGATTCGGACTCGTCGAGGCCGCCGGCGCGGTGAGCGCCAAGAGCGTCAGCACCGGCAGCGCGACCGGCATCCTCAGCGCGCTGCTCGGCACGGTCGCCGTCTGCGCGGCGGTCACCCCCTTGCTCGTCGCGCTGGGAGCATCGATGCTGCCGGTGTTGAGCCTGCTCGCGCTCGTGCCCCTCGCGACCGTCGCCCTGCTCGCCCGGCGCTCCGAACCGGCGCACTCAGCGGCTGCCACGACGGACGACACCCCGGCACGTCGCGACCTTCGTGCACTGATCGTCCTGATCCCCTTCGCCGTGGCCCTTCCCCTCTACGTCGGCGTCGAGACCGTCCTCTCGGGCTGGTCGGCCACGATCCCCGAACGTGCGCTCGCGTTGGATCCGGCCCTTGCCGCTCTCGGCACCTCTGTCTTCTGGGGACTCATGGCGGTCGGCCGGTTCACCGCCGCCGGCCTGCGTCGCCTCGACGTCAGCCCGGTCGTGATCCTCGCCAGCAGCACCGCGGGTGCCGCCGTGCTGCTGGCGACGGCGGGACTGCTCATCGAGACCGCGCCGGTGTTCGCGCTGCTCGCGCTCGCGGTCGTCATCGTGCTCTTCGCACCGAGCTACGGTCTCATCGTCGGCGTCGCCCTCGATCGTCTGGATCCCGCGAACAGCGCCGCCGCGACCGGCGCGCTCGTCGCGTGCGGCGCCGTCGGTGGCACCTTCGTGCCATCACTCGTGCTCCTGGTCGGCGACAGTCCGGCCTCCAGCGCGACGTTCCTGCTGTCTGCCGCGCTCTGCGCCGCCGTCCCCGTCCTCGTCCTGGTCGGGGCACGAACCCGGCGCGCGACATCGGATCGCTCGTCTCCTCCGCACGTCGTGGCCTAA
- a CDS encoding MurR/RpiR family transcriptional regulator translates to MPPEVVREEANAIPVLVRMRAIRPELRPSEQRIADLFLGSPAETAGFAVAELAHRADTSTTSVVRFCKRLGYDHVRELRNAVLRDVERETFDTASLPDVSGDIDRNDTLTDIVAKVSLAETLSLADTAKVLDTESLRASVDAVSTSTRVDIFGVGASSIVGLDLQRKLTRIGRTALDWSDPHAAWTSAATLRPGNVAIAVSHSGATSDTIEFLRIARHSGATTIAITNHAGAPLAREADIVLTTAARETGFRSGALGSRIAQLMVVDCMFIGVAQSSYDRSMEALRNTYVAVHRAVDGRP, encoded by the coding sequence ATGCCCCCAGAAGTCGTTCGCGAGGAAGCCAACGCCATCCCCGTGCTCGTGCGCATGCGCGCCATCCGCCCCGAGCTGCGCCCCAGCGAACAGCGCATCGCGGATCTCTTCCTGGGGTCGCCCGCCGAGACCGCCGGGTTCGCCGTCGCCGAGCTCGCTCATCGCGCCGACACATCCACGACCTCTGTCGTGCGCTTCTGCAAGCGCCTCGGCTACGACCACGTCCGCGAACTGCGCAACGCCGTGCTCCGCGACGTCGAACGCGAGACCTTCGACACCGCCTCCCTCCCGGATGTCTCGGGAGACATCGATCGCAACGACACCCTCACCGACATCGTGGCCAAGGTGTCCCTCGCAGAGACCCTCTCCCTCGCCGACACCGCCAAGGTCCTCGACACGGAGTCGCTGCGCGCATCCGTCGACGCCGTCTCCACCTCCACGCGCGTGGACATCTTCGGTGTCGGAGCGAGCTCGATCGTGGGTCTCGACCTGCAGCGGAAGCTCACCCGCATCGGCCGCACGGCCCTGGACTGGTCAGACCCGCACGCCGCGTGGACCTCCGCTGCGACCCTCCGCCCCGGGAACGTCGCGATCGCCGTCTCGCACAGCGGTGCGACGAGCGACACGATCGAGTTCCTGCGCATCGCACGCCACTCGGGCGCGACGACGATCGCGATCACCAATCACGCAGGAGCGCCCCTCGCCCGCGAGGCCGACATCGTGCTCACGACCGCCGCCCGTGAGACCGGCTTCCGCTCGGGCGCCCTCGGCAGCCGTATCGCGCAGCTCATGGTCGTCGACTGCATGTTCATCGGCGTCGCCCAGTCCAGCTACGACCGCTCGATGGAAGCGCTGCGGAACACCTACGTCGCGGTGCATCGCGCGGTCGACGGTCGCCCCTGA